The following proteins are encoded in a genomic region of Pirellulales bacterium:
- a CDS encoding nuclear transport factor 2 family protein translates to MRNGQIERTLKRVLTLSFSAALAWCIPVVASAQQARPASPSAPASVSANEQSVRDAIEAYRKAVDLGDTEAIAEFWSPEADYVDYKGRALKIHTPTIRERTQSREDGHIARQAPKTETLAVRFITPDVAVEDGTIERSDAPGDHPKLGRYCAMWVKKDGRWLIDGVRESLYRAAAGANKFQDLDWMIGDWVAEGPQGTIQVSCTWGPEKAYILRHLKVEPKGEEPALSATQWIGWDPVHERIHSFVYDSRGGYGQGIWSKDGDAWTVSTSGVLPDGQRTSATNFYSRVDDNTAIWESVDDQIEGRPGPDVRFRATRKPAKK, encoded by the coding sequence ATGCGAAACGGACAGATCGAGAGAACCCTTAAGCGGGTGTTAACACTTTCCTTTTCGGCCGCGCTCGCGTGGTGCATACCGGTGGTCGCTTCGGCCCAGCAGGCGCGTCCTGCATCGCCCAGTGCGCCGGCAAGCGTTTCGGCGAACGAGCAATCGGTCCGTGATGCGATCGAGGCCTATCGGAAAGCGGTCGACTTGGGCGATACCGAGGCGATTGCCGAGTTCTGGTCTCCCGAGGCCGATTACGTCGACTACAAGGGGCGCGCCCTGAAGATCCACACGCCCACGATTCGAGAGCGAACGCAGTCGCGCGAGGACGGGCATATCGCGCGGCAGGCGCCAAAGACCGAGACCTTAGCTGTCCGCTTCATCACGCCGGACGTTGCGGTCGAAGACGGCACGATCGAGCGATCCGACGCACCCGGGGATCATCCGAAGTTGGGCCGCTACTGCGCGATGTGGGTGAAGAAGGACGGTCGATGGTTAATCGATGGCGTGCGCGAATCGCTCTATCGCGCCGCGGCCGGCGCCAACAAATTTCAGGACCTCGATTGGATGATCGGTGATTGGGTCGCCGAGGGACCGCAGGGCACGATCCAAGTGTCCTGCACGTGGGGGCCGGAGAAGGCTTACATTTTGCGCCATTTAAAAGTGGAACCGAAGGGCGAGGAGCCGGCCTTATCAGCCACACAATGGATCGGTTGGGATCCGGTGCATGAACGGATTCACTCTTTTGTTTATGACTCGCGAGGGGGGTACGGCCAGGGGATCTGGTCGAAGGACGGAGACGCCTGGACGGTCAGCACCAGCGGTGTCCTGCCCGACGGACAGCGGACGTCGGCCACGAATTTTTACAGTCGGGTGGACGATAATACAGCTATCTGGGAATCGGTCGACGATCAGATCGAAGGACGTCCCGGCCCGGACGTTCGATTTCGGGCGACACGGAAGCCGGCCAAGAAGTAG
- a CDS encoding protein kinase, with protein sequence MNSCPFCNTTIAPLDARCPACDALLPTSADQTVDSAEFEQFRVVALEDITEPAVQAAEPPAPKRRVPSFLRKIVDRTVRRRGKGSTESGIGDSGTFDSATFPSKSDASQVDLTLLRTQATFLDDTARKVPRAAIPPVVPRAELPLVDAEDAAIEPLVFDEDEVEGPRTLGVADFTIAFVPDDGGEELPGAATGDRIADDGVEAELAPDLEAELLAEVEDDLEFEFDEGADSAVSGDDDLQRTIAQSDLTIAFPQEESPEQPIAGVIGVPSVAPENDEIGRTATDSDFTVAFDPAAPIAGAIRPAEDEVVDDNDPNGTRRLTESDFTVAFMPEPPSPAASDAEPPISRPTLAADLTLDSADLAAAAKDALPGAPREATESDYTFAFVEGEKPKGGDARATHGIGATLNADELPAEEVERLTGMWEATISPEARPGMTIKTAEPGSASQTHLVVRPRTVRAPEEPSLDSADYELLEMIGKGGMGVVYAARQASIDRTVAIKMIRRDMATDADQRQKFLSEAVVTGDLDHPNIVPIYDLGSNESGALFYSMKRVEGTPWIKVLKKKNLHENLEILMKVADAVAFAHSRGVVHRDLKPENVMLGDFGEVLVMDWGLALLAPRFRHLGSITQSGGMGGTPAYMAPEMASGPLDRIGAPSDIYLLGAILYEVLTGKPPHAGRDVMSCLYAVARNEIQPTEITGELIEIARHAMSTEIDGRYASVLDFQAAIRLYHSHSESILLSDRAEEDLTQAQTSHDYQDYARAVFGYQEALSLWDGNDRARARLLVAKSSYAETAAGKGDLDLAASLLDADEPSFDELRGRVTAAQREREVRSTRLKFLVRAARALVATVVVIVTVAFFAIRAQREEAKAQAARADAEATRALAAEGEAKTKRDEAVASEKTANEQRVRAQAAEAQAEMDRDNAIAAKQAAVEAEQAAVESEKVAVAAEKAEQALREQEEALRLQKEYDAYIASIGLVSAKIDENAFGYAAQLLNDCQSHLRNWEWGRLMHLCRQSVQTFREEGPIDSASYSPDGKQVVTGSWEGVARVWNVATGQQLKTLKHGRYVHAVAYSPDGKLIATGSNDKDGELRLWDAATGDPLRTLDGHTDAVLSVAFSRDGKRLLSGSYDKTARLWDVESGEQIREFKGHTWWIWSAAFSPDESHIVTASQDGTAIVWSVASEEKSAPFTGHAGPVYSAAFSHDGRYVATAGYDKRILLWRPDQVRPFDFGTLLSEETGTSTKYQALLGHNAPVRCVRFSADGNLLVSASHDNTVKLWDVMHGTCRQTLRGHAGWVRSCSFSPDGQFVLSAGYDHQGKIWDVAHYEEFRAYGGHDDALLGAAFSPDGRQIITVSRDRTAKIQDLVAGRKPTTLSEGHAFLVSTVAFSPDGHRVFTGAGDDTVRIWDAVTGGELGLFEQTGRGGIFALSRDGRWMLTGGDGGKARLWDVTTGKVVHELTGHKSDVTAVAISSDAKLLFTGDAAGRGRIWDAATGQQLHLLSGHSRKITAAHFLTGGKRVLTASTDNSVGQWDVATGQELTAQVLKHPDSVAAMITSGDGRFAITACADKHIRLWNLDGPRVVRDIDTAGCVVSSLALSADGHRVLTACTDNKVRLWDLASGSEIKNAKHQAGHGALVDTGHNAVWSAVFSPDGTHIATAGGNDATLWRIDNGREIMSYSPHGAVAAGAFSPDGRHVATCSWDGTIKVWDATTGSVELKIVASPERYVNSVEYSPDGTRLLSASDDATAKIWDAASGQLVLSLPPNDDAQGHQDTVRSARYSSDGKRIITASSDKTARIWDAQTGESLATLEGHEWAVLAAVFSSDGTRVITGSEDNTVRIWDAATGKQLLLLEGHTAPVTSVAFTPDGSRAATGAQDNAVKLWDAKTGKEILHLKQHSQEVSSVAFSPDGKLLLTSSRDGSAIVWPAVDWQ encoded by the coding sequence ATGAACTCGTGTCCGTTTTGTAACACCACGATCGCCCCCCTCGACGCACGCTGCCCCGCGTGTGATGCGCTGCTGCCTACGAGCGCGGATCAGACCGTCGATTCAGCCGAGTTCGAGCAATTTCGCGTGGTCGCGCTGGAGGACATCACGGAGCCCGCTGTACAAGCCGCGGAGCCGCCGGCCCCGAAGCGCCGAGTCCCATCCTTCCTGCGCAAGATTGTCGATCGTACGGTTCGCCGGCGCGGCAAGGGTAGTACAGAATCGGGAATAGGCGACTCAGGCACTTTTGACTCGGCCACGTTTCCGTCGAAATCCGACGCGAGCCAAGTCGATCTGACGCTGCTACGAACGCAAGCGACGTTCCTGGACGATACGGCCCGCAAGGTGCCTCGGGCGGCGATTCCTCCGGTAGTGCCTCGTGCAGAGTTGCCCCTTGTTGACGCCGAAGATGCAGCGATTGAGCCACTCGTATTCGACGAAGACGAAGTCGAAGGGCCACGCACACTGGGCGTCGCTGATTTTACGATCGCCTTCGTCCCCGACGATGGTGGCGAGGAACTGCCCGGCGCGGCGACGGGGGACAGGATCGCCGACGATGGTGTTGAAGCCGAGCTCGCACCGGATTTGGAAGCGGAACTACTCGCCGAAGTGGAAGATGATCTCGAATTCGAGTTCGACGAGGGGGCTGATTCCGCCGTGTCGGGTGATGACGACCTGCAGCGGACAATTGCACAGAGTGACTTAACGATCGCCTTTCCCCAGGAAGAGTCCCCCGAGCAGCCAATCGCGGGCGTTATCGGCGTACCCTCGGTCGCGCCTGAAAACGACGAGATTGGGCGGACGGCGACCGACAGCGACTTTACCGTGGCGTTTGATCCGGCGGCGCCGATTGCCGGCGCGATTCGTCCTGCCGAGGACGAAGTTGTCGACGACAACGATCCCAATGGCACGCGCCGGCTAACCGAAAGCGACTTCACGGTCGCCTTTATGCCCGAGCCGCCAAGCCCGGCGGCCAGTGACGCCGAGCCGCCCATCTCCCGTCCGACGCTGGCGGCGGACCTGACATTGGATTCGGCCGATTTGGCGGCCGCCGCGAAAGACGCGCTCCCGGGCGCGCCGCGCGAAGCGACCGAGAGCGATTACACGTTTGCTTTCGTCGAAGGGGAAAAGCCAAAAGGGGGCGATGCGCGGGCCACGCACGGAATCGGTGCCACGCTCAATGCCGATGAATTGCCTGCCGAAGAAGTCGAACGCCTGACGGGCATGTGGGAAGCGACAATCTCGCCCGAAGCCCGCCCCGGAATGACAATCAAGACGGCCGAGCCTGGCTCTGCCTCGCAAACGCACCTGGTCGTTCGTCCTCGCACGGTGCGGGCGCCGGAAGAGCCATCGCTGGACAGCGCCGACTACGAATTGCTGGAAATGATCGGCAAGGGGGGCATGGGCGTCGTGTATGCCGCGCGGCAGGCATCGATCGATCGCACCGTGGCGATCAAGATGATTCGCCGCGATATGGCCACGGATGCCGATCAACGGCAGAAGTTCCTTTCCGAAGCCGTGGTCACGGGGGACCTCGACCATCCGAACATCGTGCCCATTTATGACCTGGGCTCGAACGAATCGGGCGCGCTGTTCTACTCGATGAAACGGGTCGAAGGGACGCCGTGGATCAAGGTGCTCAAGAAGAAGAACCTTCATGAGAACCTGGAAATTCTCATGAAGGTGGCGGACGCCGTGGCCTTTGCGCATTCGCGTGGCGTCGTGCATCGCGATCTAAAGCCTGAAAACGTCATGCTCGGCGACTTCGGCGAAGTACTGGTCATGGACTGGGGACTGGCGCTACTGGCGCCACGCTTCCGCCACCTCGGCTCGATCACACAATCGGGTGGGATGGGGGGCACGCCAGCCTACATGGCGCCGGAGATGGCCAGCGGTCCTTTGGATCGGATCGGCGCGCCTAGTGACATCTATCTGTTGGGGGCCATCCTGTACGAAGTTCTCACGGGCAAGCCGCCACATGCCGGCCGCGACGTGATGAGCTGCCTGTACGCCGTGGCACGCAACGAGATCCAACCGACGGAAATCACGGGCGAGCTGATCGAAATCGCGCGGCACGCCATGTCTACCGAGATCGATGGCCGATACGCCAGCGTTCTCGATTTCCAGGCCGCGATCCGGCTGTACCACTCGCATTCGGAAAGCATTTTGCTTTCGGACCGCGCGGAAGAGGACCTGACCCAAGCGCAGACATCGCACGATTACCAAGATTACGCTCGGGCCGTTTTCGGCTATCAAGAAGCACTATCGCTATGGGATGGTAATGACCGCGCCCGAGCACGGCTGCTGGTCGCCAAATCGTCGTATGCCGAGACGGCGGCCGGGAAAGGGGACTTGGACCTGGCGGCCTCGCTGCTCGATGCGGACGAACCGTCGTTCGATGAGCTTCGCGGTCGCGTTACAGCGGCTCAGCGCGAACGCGAGGTGCGCAGCACACGTCTGAAATTCTTGGTTCGCGCCGCGCGGGCCTTGGTGGCGACCGTCGTGGTCATCGTCACGGTGGCGTTTTTCGCGATTCGCGCCCAGCGTGAAGAGGCGAAAGCCCAGGCGGCCCGCGCCGACGCGGAAGCGACACGCGCGCTCGCTGCCGAGGGTGAGGCAAAAACCAAGCGCGACGAGGCGGTCGCTTCGGAGAAAACGGCCAACGAGCAACGGGTTCGCGCGCAGGCGGCCGAAGCGCAGGCCGAAATGGACCGCGACAACGCCATCGCCGCCAAGCAGGCCGCGGTGGAAGCCGAGCAGGCGGCCGTCGAATCGGAAAAAGTCGCCGTGGCGGCCGAGAAGGCCGAACAAGCGCTGCGCGAGCAGGAAGAAGCGCTCCGTCTGCAGAAGGAATACGATGCTTATATCGCCTCGATCGGGCTGGTTTCGGCCAAGATCGACGAAAACGCCTTCGGCTATGCCGCCCAACTGTTGAACGACTGCCAATCGCATTTACGCAATTGGGAGTGGGGGCGTCTGATGCACCTCTGCCGGCAGAGCGTGCAGACGTTTCGTGAGGAGGGGCCGATCGATTCGGCCAGCTATTCGCCCGACGGCAAGCAAGTGGTCACCGGCAGTTGGGAGGGGGTAGCCCGGGTGTGGAATGTCGCCACCGGGCAACAACTGAAGACATTGAAGCACGGTCGCTACGTTCACGCCGTTGCTTATTCGCCGGACGGAAAATTGATCGCCACCGGCAGCAATGACAAAGATGGAGAGCTACGGCTGTGGGACGCGGCAACCGGCGACCCGCTGCGTACGCTTGATGGACATACCGATGCCGTACTGAGCGTCGCGTTCTCGCGCGACGGTAAACGACTGCTCAGCGGATCGTACGACAAGACCGCGCGGTTGTGGGATGTCGAGTCCGGTGAGCAAATCCGGGAATTCAAAGGACATACCTGGTGGATCTGGTCCGCGGCGTTTTCGCCCGACGAGTCGCATATCGTTACTGCCAGCCAGGACGGTACGGCGATCGTCTGGTCGGTCGCGTCCGAGGAAAAGAGCGCTCCCTTTACGGGGCACGCCGGGCCGGTCTACTCGGCCGCGTTTTCACATGACGGGCGTTATGTCGCCACGGCCGGATACGACAAGCGCATTCTGCTGTGGCGTCCGGACCAGGTGAGGCCGTTCGACTTCGGCACGCTCCTCAGCGAAGAGACCGGCACGTCGACCAAATATCAAGCGCTGTTGGGCCACAACGCGCCGGTGCGTTGCGTTCGATTTTCGGCCGATGGCAACTTGCTGGTCAGTGCCAGCCACGACAACACCGTAAAACTGTGGGACGTCATGCACGGCACTTGCCGTCAGACGCTGCGTGGTCATGCAGGCTGGGTCCGTTCGTGCTCCTTCTCGCCCGACGGCCAATTTGTGTTGTCGGCCGGCTACGATCACCAGGGCAAAATCTGGGACGTCGCTCATTACGAAGAGTTCCGCGCCTACGGTGGTCACGACGACGCGCTCCTGGGCGCCGCCTTTTCTCCGGATGGCCGGCAGATTATCACGGTCAGCCGGGATCGCACGGCCAAGATTCAGGATCTCGTCGCCGGACGCAAACCAACCACGCTCAGCGAGGGGCACGCCTTCCTCGTGTCGACCGTCGCTTTCTCACCGGATGGACATCGGGTCTTCACGGGCGCCGGCGACGATACGGTGCGCATCTGGGATGCCGTAACTGGCGGCGAACTGGGCTTGTTCGAACAAACGGGGCGCGGCGGCATTTTCGCCCTCTCGCGTGACGGACGCTGGATGCTCACCGGCGGCGACGGCGGCAAAGCGCGATTGTGGGATGTAACGACCGGCAAGGTCGTGCATGAATTGACTGGCCACAAGTCTGACGTCACCGCCGTGGCGATTTCTTCCGATGCCAAGTTGCTCTTCACCGGGGACGCAGCCGGCCGAGGCCGCATCTGGGACGCCGCGACAGGACAGCAATTGCATTTGTTAAGTGGGCATAGCCGCAAAATCACCGCCGCGCATTTCCTCACGGGCGGAAAGCGAGTTCTCACCGCCAGTACGGATAATTCCGTCGGACAATGGGATGTCGCTACCGGTCAGGAGTTGACGGCGCAGGTGCTGAAACATCCGGACAGTGTCGCCGCCATGATCACCTCGGGCGACGGCCGGTTCGCGATCACGGCCTGTGCCGATAAGCACATTCGCCTGTGGAACTTGGACGGTCCGCGCGTCGTCCGCGACATAGACACGGCCGGGTGTGTGGTTTCGTCGTTGGCTCTCTCGGCCGACGGGCATCGCGTGCTGACGGCCTGCACCGATAACAAAGTTCGCCTGTGGGATCTTGCCAGCGGCTCCGAAATAAAGAACGCCAAGCATCAGGCCGGTCACGGCGCGCTCGTCGACACGGGGCACAACGCGGTCTGGTCGGCCGTGTTCTCGCCGGACGGGACGCACATCGCCACGGCCGGAGGGAACGACGCCACGCTGTGGCGCATCGACAACGGTCGCGAGATCATGTCCTACAGCCCGCACGGCGCCGTGGCAGCCGGCGCGTTTTCGCCCGATGGCCGGCACGTCGCCACGTGCAGTTGGGACGGTACGATCAAGGTGTGGGACGCAACGACCGGCAGCGTCGAGTTGAAGATCGTCGCCTCGCCCGAAAGGTATGTGAATTCGGTCGAGTATTCACCGGACGGCACGCGGCTGCTCTCGGCCAGCGACGATGCGACGGCCAAAATTTGGGACGCTGCGAGCGGCCAGCTCGTTTTGTCGCTTCCACCGAATGACGACGCCCAGGGGCATCAGGACACCGTCCGCTCGGCCCGTTATTCGTCCGACGGCAAACGCATCATCACGGCTTCGAGTGACAAGACAGCGCGCATTTGGGACGCGCAGACTGGGGAATCGCTCGCGACTCTCGAAGGGCATGAATGGGCCGTGCTGGCAGCCGTGTTCTCGTCCGACGGCACTCGCGTCATAACCGGCAGCGAAGATAACACCGTCCGCATCTGGGACGCCGCGACCGGCAAGCAGTTGTTACTGCTCGAAGGGCATACGGCTCCGGTGACTTCGGTGGCGTTCACGCCGGACGGCAGCCGCGCCGCGACCGGAGCACAGGACAATGCCGTGAAGTTGTGGGACGCGAAGACGGGCAAGGAGATCCTGCACCTGAAGCAGCATTCGCAGGAAGTTTCGTCCGTGGCGTTCTCTCCGGACGGCAAACTGCTTCTTACCAGCAGCCGCGACGGATCGGCCATTGTTTGGCCCGCCGTCGACTGGCAATAA
- a CDS encoding GyrI-like domain-containing protein yields the protein MEYQVQIQMLVARPLAVVRLRASQAQLSAVIPQACGEVWNFVRAAQIKTAGRHVAIYYDSEINIECGVEVDEPFTSDGRVIASATPAGRVATVAHFGPYQLLSAAHQAVTQACRLQGHALAGPSWEIYGHWTDDPTQVRTDVFYLLK from the coding sequence ATGGAATACCAGGTTCAGATCCAAATGCTCGTCGCGCGGCCGCTGGCCGTCGTTCGCTTGCGAGCCAGCCAGGCACAGCTTTCTGCCGTCATACCGCAGGCCTGCGGAGAAGTCTGGAACTTCGTCCGCGCCGCGCAGATCAAAACCGCCGGCCGTCATGTTGCTATCTACTACGATAGCGAGATAAACATCGAATGCGGTGTCGAAGTGGACGAGCCGTTCACTTCCGACGGTCGTGTCATTGCCTCGGCGACCCCGGCCGGCCGCGTGGCAACGGTCGCGCATTTTGGCCCTTACCAACTGTTGAGCGCCGCCCACCAGGCGGTTACGCAGGCGTGCCGGTTGCAAGGGCATGCACTGGCCGGCCCGAGTTGGGAAATTTACGGCCACTGGACCGACGACCCGACGCAGGTACGCACCGACGTGTTCTACCTGCTGAAATAA